One window of the Cryptomeria japonica chromosome 7, Sugi_1.0, whole genome shotgun sequence genome contains the following:
- the LOC131059685 gene encoding aspartyl protease family protein 2-like, translating into MAMNKQALLFALSFLLSCFLRSPSCECGTTEEKYYMVGMNTFLIEEARNFNASTRSPSGALAFQEIGRGGADLLITHLNVASNSSWRDVLTQGLQRDKHLVNRILTHNARSSPLGTNAFSTPVTSGRELQGPEYTVAVSIGTPAQKQLMGIDTLISLSWIQCNPCKDCSSNAKLPMYVPKQSSSYRSVSCKLSKCPPLGSDPKDFESKCDNWDTCTYRDTNGLAQGSEGDYITETLQVGDNTLNELHMGCAYSFTPRREYATSGHLGLGRGPLSLVSQKAGGQFSYCLPNYLSLGATGSLSLGKYSVPSSVKVFTPMQKEPQFASSAYILGLEGISVGGQRLSVNMQVPGALPTITYIDTAIMATQLVKPLYDALRSSFEEKMKTYAPAVQPAKPFGEFKPCYQLSNITSVKIPTVTLHFKGNANFDVPAVGTLLQVANDVVCFPFQQSPNDAVKIIGNVQQQGITVAYDNVNNRIGFGPGSC; encoded by the coding sequence ATGGCGATGAATAAGCAAGCTTTACTCTTCGCACTTTCCTTTCTCCTTTCTTGTTTTCTCCGCTCTCCCAGCTGCGAATGTGGAACTACAGAAGAAAAGTACTACATGGTTGGAATGAATACATTTCTTATTGAAGAGGCGAGGAATTTTAATGCCTCGACTAGAAGCCCAAGCGGGGCACTGGCGTTccaagaaataggaagaggaggggCAGATCTGCTCATTACTCATCTCAATGTAGCCTCCAATTCAAGTTGGAGGGATGTGCTGACGCAAGGGCTTCAAAGGGATAAGCACCTTGTTAATCGCATCCTTACCCATAATGCTAGATCCTCTCCTTTAGGGACAAATGCCTTCAGCACTCCCGTTACATCCGGGAGGGAACTACAGGGTCCAGAATATACTGTAGCAGTTTCCATTGGAACACCAGCTCAGAAACAACTGATGGGAATTGATACGCTCATTTCCCTATCATGGATTCAGTGCAACCCCTGCAAGGATTGTTCTTCCAATGCAAAGCTCCCCATGTATGTCCCAAAGCAATCCTCCTCCTATAGGTCGGTGTCTTGTAAGCTCTCGAAATGTCCACCCCTGGGATCTGATCCCAAGGACTTTGAGTCAAAGTGTGACAACTGGGATACCTGCACTTACAGGGACACTAATGGTCTCGCCCAAGGATCCGAGGGAGATTATATCACAGAGACTCTGCAGGTGGGTGACAATACCTTGAACGAGTTACACATGGGATGCGCCTATAGCTTCACTCCACGCAGGGAGTATGCAACATCCGGGCATTTAGGATTGGGCAGGGGTCCCCTTTCCTTAGTTTCCCAGAAGGCTGGTGGGCAGTTCTCCTACTGTCTTCCGAATTACCTGTCTCTGGGCGCAACAGGATCGCTGAGTTTAGGGAAGTATTCAGTTCCATCCTCTGTTAAAGTCTTCACACCCATGCAAAAAGAGCCACAGTTTGCTTCAAGTGCATACATCTTGGGACTAGAAGGTATCAGCGTGGGAGGCCAACGCTTAAGCGTGAACATGCAGGTTCCTGGTGCTCTGCCCACAATAACTTATATTGACACAGCAATAATGGCTACCCAGTTGGTGAAACCTCTGTACGATGCTTTGAGATCATCCTTCGAGGAAAAGATGAAGACATACGCGCCAGCTGTTCAGCCCGCCAAGCCATTCGGAGAATTTAAACCGTGCTACCAATTATCCAACATAACATCTGTCAAAATCCCCACCGTTACTCTTCATTTCAAAGGCAATGCCAATTTCGATGTCCCCGCTGTGGGAACTCTGCTTCAAGTTGCCAATGATGTGGTGTGTTTCCCCTTTCAACAGTCTCCAAATGACGCTGTGAAAATCATCGGGAATGTCCAGCAACAGGGTATTACAGTGGCTTACGACAATGTAAACAACAGAATTGGCTTTGGCCCTGGCTCTTGCTGA